In the genome of Mucisphaera calidilacus, one region contains:
- a CDS encoding homing endonuclease associated repeat-containing protein, whose amino-acid sequence MTAMRFELGPDRSSIDDKTLLDDLANVAGRICNGSPTVEQYREHGTYHPSTLIKRFGSWNDALVQAGLATTHYNAGIPKERAVSDLREVATRLGKQTLTQDEYANHGQFSAAPLLRVFGDWSTALKACGLKPSRRYRIPNEELFENIERMWRELGRQPKHREVVKPYSDFSAGTYERRFGSWRKALEAFVEHMNSPFPEVEEEGRERESPRQSPTPVPNRKSRTVNYRLRFLVLRRDGFRCCLCGATPAVTPGVRLHVDHVKAWSEGGETVLDNLQTCCERCNLGKSNLDLEPPGIQ is encoded by the coding sequence ATGACTGCGATGCGTTTTGAACTCGGCCCTGATAGAAGCAGCATCGACGATAAAACGCTGCTTGATGATCTTGCCAACGTTGCTGGCCGGATCTGCAACGGTTCTCCAACGGTCGAGCAATATCGTGAGCACGGCACCTACCATCCATCTACTCTCATCAAGAGGTTTGGCTCTTGGAACGACGCGCTGGTACAGGCTGGATTGGCGACCACGCATTACAATGCTGGGATTCCCAAGGAAAGAGCCGTCTCTGACTTGAGAGAGGTCGCCACTCGCCTAGGAAAACAGACGCTCACCCAGGACGAATACGCGAATCACGGACAGTTCTCGGCCGCGCCGTTGCTGCGCGTCTTCGGCGACTGGAGCACCGCACTGAAGGCGTGTGGCCTCAAGCCTTCGAGACGCTACAGGATTCCCAACGAGGAGCTCTTCGAGAACATTGAGCGGATGTGGCGTGAATTGGGGAGACAGCCAAAGCATCGCGAAGTGGTGAAGCCTTACTCGGATTTCTCCGCGGGCACCTACGAGCGTCGTTTCGGTTCATGGCGTAAAGCCTTAGAAGCCTTCGTCGAACACATGAACTCACCCTTTCCCGAAGTTGAGGAAGAGGGAAGGGAACGCGAAAGCCCGCGTCAGTCTCCAACGCCGGTACCGAACCGCAAATCAAGAACCGTGAACTACCGCCTCCGGTTTCTGGTTCTGCGCCGCGATGGTTTCCGCTGTTGCCTCTGCGGTGCCACCCCCGCTGTCACACCAGGCGTTCGACTGCACGTTGATCATGTGAAGGCTTGGAGTGAGGGCGGCGAAACTGTGCTCGACAATCTGCAAACATGCTGCGAACGCTGTAATCTTGGCAAGAGCAATCTGGACCTTGAGCCGCCGGGCATTCAGTGA
- a CDS encoding cell division protein FtsQ/DivIB yields the protein MWPFNKSSTKKKGGSRRKSSKNAQTPAGWGNPATRRGLQLLAVAAVVVTLLAGWLPLERGLQRYLQNNDPLPVDPATVELVGLPDWMNPLYAKELRALVAERLTDDRLDQRGVAIAAEALESSAWVAEVTRIRRLSNGGVEAQALYRTPVAVVESRDGCYIVDRQGIRLSGTYTRTAASERLNLPLITGLRTPTPRLGESWEGDEIAAGISLATLVSQEPFAQEVVAFDVSERDSQGRLRLVMHTSQGRVRWGLPPGQERALERPAAVKLSWLREVASERGSIDAGGAVVDVYTPVVQVSRMP from the coding sequence ATGTGGCCGTTTAACAAGTCCAGCACCAAGAAGAAGGGCGGTTCGAGACGAAAAAGCTCGAAAAACGCCCAGACCCCCGCCGGCTGGGGCAACCCCGCCACCCGACGCGGTCTCCAGCTCCTCGCCGTCGCCGCCGTCGTCGTCACCCTCCTCGCCGGCTGGCTGCCCCTCGAACGCGGCCTTCAGCGATACCTCCAGAACAACGACCCTCTCCCCGTCGACCCCGCCACCGTCGAACTCGTCGGCCTCCCCGACTGGATGAACCCCCTCTACGCCAAGGAACTCCGCGCCCTCGTCGCCGAACGACTCACCGACGACCGGCTCGACCAGCGAGGCGTCGCCATTGCCGCCGAAGCCCTCGAGTCCAGCGCCTGGGTCGCCGAGGTCACACGCATCCGACGACTCAGCAACGGAGGCGTCGAGGCACAAGCCCTCTACCGCACACCCGTCGCCGTCGTCGAGAGCCGCGACGGCTGCTACATCGTCGACCGCCAGGGCATCCGACTCTCAGGCACCTACACCCGCACCGCCGCCAGCGAACGACTCAACCTCCCCCTCATCACCGGACTCCGCACACCCACGCCCAGGCTCGGCGAGTCGTGGGAAGGCGACGAGATCGCCGCCGGCATCAGCCTCGCAACCCTCGTCAGCCAGGAACCCTTCGCCCAGGAAGTCGTCGCCTTCGACGTCAGCGAACGCGACAGCCAGGGACGACTCCGACTCGTCATGCACACCTCCCAGGGCCGAGTCCGATGGGGACTGCCCCCGGGCCAAGAACGAGCCCTCGAACGACCCGCCGCCGTCAAACTCAGCTGGCTCCGCGAAGTCGCCAGCGAACGAGGGTCCATCGACGCGGGTGGAGCCGTCGTCGACGTCTACACTCCAGTGGTTCAGGTCAGTCGGATGCCCTAG
- a CDS encoding D-alanine--D-alanine ligase family protein translates to MKPPSTTPRTVMVLAGGPDRERVVSLQSGRQIAHALHTAGYTVTTRDALPDNLAALDQAANTPDTILFPVLHGPWGEGGPLQQHLQQRGLRFVGSDATAAALCMDKHATKQTLKDAGLPTPDFQHLQPDDTLRLNPPLVLKPLAEGSSLGMAICHTPDDTHAARKPLHDRFGTLLAEAFIPGRELTVGILETPQSTRALPIIEIRSATDFYDYDAKYERNDTAYLFDLNLPQSTLSRITELALATHRITGARHLSRVDLMLEHDTAEPQILEINTTPGFTTHSLFPMAARHAGIPDARLVAGLVELAASQPAPASI, encoded by the coding sequence GTGAAACCCCCATCCACCACACCACGGACGGTGATGGTGCTCGCCGGCGGACCCGATCGCGAGCGCGTCGTCAGCCTCCAGTCAGGCCGGCAGATCGCCCACGCCCTCCACACGGCCGGCTACACCGTCACCACCCGCGACGCCCTGCCCGACAACCTCGCCGCACTCGACCAAGCCGCCAACACACCCGACACCATCCTCTTCCCCGTCCTCCACGGACCCTGGGGCGAAGGCGGCCCCCTCCAGCAACACCTCCAGCAACGCGGCCTCCGCTTCGTCGGCTCCGACGCCACCGCCGCCGCCCTCTGCATGGACAAACACGCCACCAAGCAAACCCTCAAGGACGCCGGACTCCCCACACCCGACTTCCAACACCTCCAACCCGACGACACCCTCCGCCTCAACCCGCCCCTCGTCCTCAAACCCCTCGCCGAAGGCTCAAGCCTCGGCATGGCCATCTGCCACACACCCGACGACACCCACGCAGCACGCAAACCACTCCACGACCGCTTCGGCACACTCCTCGCCGAAGCCTTCATCCCCGGACGCGAGCTCACCGTCGGCATCCTCGAAACCCCCCAGAGCACCCGCGCACTCCCCATCATCGAGATCCGCTCCGCCACCGACTTCTACGACTACGACGCCAAGTACGAGCGCAACGACACCGCCTACCTCTTCGACCTCAACCTCCCCCAGTCCACCCTCAGCCGCATCACCGAACTCGCCCTCGCCACCCACCGTATCACCGGAGCACGACACCTCAGCCGCGTCGACCTCATGCTCGAACACGACACAGCCGAGCCTCAAATACTGGAAATCAATACCACACCGGGATTTACAACCCATTCGCTGTTCCCCATGGCCGCCCGCCACGCCGGCATCCCCGACGCCCGGCTCGTCGCCGGACTCGTCGAGTTGGCCGCCAGCCAACCCGCCCCCGCCTCGATATGA
- a CDS encoding right-handed parallel beta-helix repeat-containing protein, protein MAPQTLYIDPNTTTAGDGTSPQHPLSKLPLSFRPQPGTHLLYRRGSVARQPFPLGSGSEDQPVVIGAYGEGPKPLFLGSIDVSSPELWVPAGENRWRCTQKLPPGANLIFFDNDNEHCGAMRWSHDQLTTPRDWCMAEIVDNQIVERDYLLVHAENNPATQHQRIEFVPEWKYIVFRDDHHHIRVRDLEFRYIGTHALQVSGGHHIEIIDCDIAYVGGAIFKDRIGINGLWVRYGNAIEIWEAGHDIRVEGCKVYETYDAGFVAQGSSAPGAIRDVNVRNNWFYDNGFDNFDNSWGEHAILRVAFEHNTCVNAGGGWGYVTEGRPRLSEFLPDAIGWHVFLDNQAIADSTITIRHNIFCDAPGNPLVRVRQMPGDGWRGVVMDHNAYFQSDPDDPLFDVLGQRFHNDDLDLYRQQTGQEHTSIIADPHFVNRDRHDYRLQPDSPCNGLGANIT, encoded by the coding sequence ATGGCTCCGCAAACCCTCTACATCGACCCCAACACCACCACCGCAGGCGACGGCACCAGCCCGCAACACCCACTCAGCAAACTCCCGCTATCCTTCCGGCCCCAACCCGGAACGCACCTGCTCTACCGCCGTGGCAGCGTCGCACGCCAACCCTTCCCCCTCGGCTCCGGCAGCGAAGACCAGCCGGTCGTCATCGGTGCCTACGGCGAAGGGCCCAAACCGCTCTTCCTCGGATCCATCGACGTCTCCAGCCCCGAGCTCTGGGTACCCGCAGGCGAAAACCGCTGGCGCTGCACCCAGAAACTACCCCCCGGCGCTAACCTCATCTTCTTCGACAACGACAACGAACACTGCGGAGCCATGCGCTGGTCCCATGACCAACTCACCACGCCACGCGACTGGTGCATGGCCGAGATCGTCGATAACCAGATCGTCGAACGCGACTACCTGCTCGTCCACGCCGAAAACAACCCCGCAACCCAGCACCAACGCATCGAGTTCGTGCCGGAATGGAAGTACATCGTCTTCCGTGACGACCACCACCACATCCGGGTCCGGGACCTCGAATTCCGATACATCGGCACCCACGCACTCCAGGTCTCCGGCGGACACCACATCGAGATCATCGACTGCGACATCGCCTACGTCGGCGGCGCCATCTTCAAAGACCGCATCGGCATCAACGGGCTCTGGGTCCGCTACGGCAACGCCATCGAAATATGGGAAGCAGGACACGACATCCGCGTCGAGGGCTGCAAGGTCTACGAAACCTACGACGCCGGCTTCGTCGCCCAGGGCTCCTCCGCACCCGGCGCCATCCGCGATGTCAACGTCCGCAACAACTGGTTCTACGACAACGGCTTCGACAACTTCGACAACTCCTGGGGCGAACACGCCATCCTCCGCGTCGCCTTCGAACACAACACCTGCGTCAACGCGGGTGGCGGATGGGGCTATGTCACCGAGGGCCGTCCCCGTCTCTCCGAGTTCCTCCCCGACGCCATCGGCTGGCACGTCTTCCTCGACAACCAGGCCATCGCTGATTCCACCATCACCATCCGACACAACATCTTCTGCGACGCGCCCGGCAACCCGCTCGTCCGCGTCCGACAGATGCCAGGCGACGGCTGGCGTGGCGTCGTCATGGACCACAACGCCTACTTCCAGTCCGACCCCGATGACCCCCTCTTCGACGTCCTCGGCCAACGCTTCCACAACGACGACCTCGACCTCTACCGACAGCAGACCGGGCAGGAACACACTTCCATCATCGCCGACCCCCACTTCGTCAACCGCGACCGCCACGACTACCGACTCCAGCCCGACTCGCCCTGCAACGGCCTCGGCGCCAACATCACCTGA
- a CDS encoding carbohydrate binding domain-containing protein, with amino-acid sequence MTRNTLIAAAAITLAASPAIAAIELTTNGDFEAGDTSGWVSFPTANSTFLLTADANSGGFAAEIFNNDIGSSAVIKQANIGIGLVQPGQTVDISFSARGEGAIGGVAFAEFFSEIDGGGVSSSELLGGAPLAINNNGYTDFNFTVQAGPDVSGGITLQFAAVTGADTGSVSVFFIDDVSVSIVPEPASIGFLAAGALALIRRR; translated from the coding sequence ATGACCAGAAATACACTCATCGCAGCCGCAGCCATCACACTCGCAGCATCGCCAGCCATCGCTGCTATCGAACTTACAACCAATGGCGACTTCGAAGCAGGAGATACCTCGGGCTGGGTCTCCTTTCCCACCGCAAACTCCACCTTCCTCCTGACCGCTGACGCCAACTCCGGCGGCTTCGCCGCCGAAATCTTCAACAACGACATCGGCAGCTCCGCGGTAATCAAGCAGGCCAACATCGGCATCGGACTTGTCCAGCCCGGGCAAACCGTCGATATCAGCTTCTCCGCCAGAGGCGAAGGCGCCATCGGCGGCGTCGCCTTTGCCGAGTTCTTCTCCGAAATCGACGGCGGCGGCGTCTCCAGCTCCGAGCTCCTGGGCGGCGCACCCCTGGCCATCAACAACAACGGCTATACCGACTTCAACTTCACCGTACAGGCCGGACCCGATGTCTCAGGCGGCATCACGCTCCAGTTCGCGGCGGTCACCGGCGCCGACACCGGGAGCGTCTCCGTCTTCTTCATCGACGACGTCTCCGTCTCCATCGTCCCCGAACCCGCCAGCATCGGCTTCCTCGCCGCAGGAGCACTCGCGCTCATCCGCCGACGCTGA
- a CDS encoding TrpB-like pyridoxal phosphate-dependent enzyme yields MSKKFFLPESEMCTQWYNAIPDIPGGLEPPRHPGTGQNLDPSELAIIFPEPLIEQEVSTQRWIDIPEEVNDILRLWRPTPLVRATNLERVIGAKARIYYKNEAVSPAGSHKPNSAVAQVYANKQVGIEKLATETGAGQWGSSLALACCVFGVECLVYMVKCSYEQKPFRRSMMQTWKGRAIPSPSDTTAAGRAVLADDPECPGSLGIAISEAVEIAAQNPDTNYALGSVLNHVLLHQTVIGLEARKQFAMAGESLPDVVVGCCGGGSNFAGIATPFLEEKLTGKKDIRFVAVEPAACPTMTRGHFAYDFGDLAGLTPLLKMHTLGSKFVPPGIHAGGLRYHGMAPIVSALIRDGLVEPLALHQNECFEAAVTFAQSEGIIPAPESSHAVRAAIIEARKPENTDKVVLFNLSGHGHFDMLSYDKYFSMQLEDFDLPQQHLDAAAQHLPANTA; encoded by the coding sequence GTGTCCAAAAAGTTCTTCCTGCCCGAATCCGAGATGTGCACCCAGTGGTACAACGCCATCCCCGACATCCCAGGCGGACTCGAGCCACCACGACACCCCGGCACCGGCCAGAATCTCGACCCCTCCGAACTCGCCATCATCTTCCCCGAGCCGCTCATCGAACAGGAGGTGAGCACCCAACGCTGGATCGACATCCCCGAAGAGGTCAACGACATCCTCCGGCTCTGGCGGCCCACACCCCTCGTCCGCGCCACCAACCTCGAACGCGTCATCGGTGCCAAGGCACGCATCTACTACAAGAACGAGGCCGTCTCTCCCGCCGGCAGCCACAAACCCAACTCCGCCGTCGCTCAGGTCTACGCCAACAAACAGGTCGGCATCGAAAAACTCGCCACCGAAACCGGCGCCGGACAGTGGGGATCCTCCCTCGCACTCGCCTGCTGCGTGTTCGGCGTCGAATGCCTCGTCTACATGGTCAAGTGCTCCTACGAACAGAAACCCTTCCGACGCTCCATGATGCAGACCTGGAAGGGACGCGCCATCCCCAGCCCCTCCGACACCACCGCCGCCGGACGAGCCGTCCTCGCCGATGACCCCGAATGCCCCGGATCCCTCGGCATCGCCATCAGCGAAGCCGTCGAGATCGCCGCCCAGAATCCCGACACCAACTACGCGCTCGGCTCCGTCCTCAACCACGTCCTCCTCCACCAGACCGTCATCGGACTCGAGGCCCGCAAGCAGTTCGCTATGGCCGGCGAATCTCTGCCCGACGTCGTCGTCGGATGCTGTGGCGGAGGATCCAACTTCGCCGGCATCGCCACACCCTTCCTCGAAGAAAAACTCACCGGCAAAAAAGACATCCGATTCGTCGCCGTCGAACCCGCTGCCTGCCCCACCATGACACGCGGACACTTCGCCTACGACTTCGGCGACCTCGCCGGTCTCACACCCCTCCTCAAGATGCACACCCTCGGCAGCAAGTTCGTGCCGCCAGGCATCCACGCCGGCGGACTCCGATACCACGGCATGGCACCCATCGTCTCCGCCCTCATCCGCGACGGACTCGTCGAACCCCTCGCCCTCCACCAGAACGAGTGCTTCGAGGCCGCCGTCACCTTCGCCCAGTCCGAAGGCATCATCCCCGCGCCCGAGTCCAGCCACGCCGTCCGCGCCGCCATCATCGAGGCACGCAAACCCGAGAACACCGACAAGGTCGTCCTCTTCAACCTCTCCGGACACGGCCACTTCGACATGCTCAGCTACGACAAATACTTCAGCATGCAACTCGAAGACTTCGACCTCCCCCAGCAGCACCTCGACGCCGCCGCACAACACCTCCCGGCCAACACGGCCTGA
- a CDS encoding GNAT family N-acetyltransferase gives MTTLLRPHTKAETPDTLNVSRAAFPGDPGEDIAQLVNELLHDPTAQPRLSLVALIDNTIAGHALFTAVTIQHDNTPRPITASILAPLAVLPDHQNQGLGGQLVQHGLNHLREQGTDLLFVLGHPDYYPRHGFTPAGTLGYNAPYPIAPENADAWMVQTLRPDFTRHAPGTVRCADALMHERHWVE, from the coding sequence ATGACAACCCTCCTCCGCCCCCACACCAAAGCCGAAACCCCCGACACCCTCAACGTCTCCCGCGCCGCCTTCCCAGGCGACCCGGGCGAAGACATCGCCCAACTCGTCAACGAACTCCTCCACGACCCCACCGCGCAACCCCGCCTCTCCCTCGTCGCCCTCATCGACAACACCATCGCCGGCCACGCCCTCTTTACCGCCGTCACCATCCAACACGACAACACGCCCCGCCCCATCACCGCCTCCATCCTCGCACCCCTCGCCGTCCTCCCCGACCACCAGAATCAAGGCCTCGGCGGACAACTCGTCCAGCACGGCCTGAACCACCTCCGCGAACAGGGCACCGACCTGCTCTTCGTCCTCGGACACCCCGACTACTACCCCCGCCACGGCTTCACACCCGCCGGCACCCTCGGCTACAACGCCCCCTACCCCATCGCACCCGAAAACGCCGACGCCTGGATGGTCCAGACACTCCGCCCGGACTTCACCCGACACGCCCCGGGCACCGTCCGATGCGCCGACGCCCTCATGCACGAACGACACTGGGTCGAATGA
- a CDS encoding alpha-L-rhamnosidase-related protein codes for MNPTDRRLPLSPAPRPGDAGSRHRYPIDTAAWVWAPGWQPDQRSFVRFSLDFLTTDDQPLLLEVTADQRYVLTLDGLEAGRGPDRAELNGWSFHRYKIPAHAGQHRLEAWCWWLPAREKPLAQVTHRPGFALVGLDHLRQTLTTGIAPWKAAVQNGWQPHPSPDKFGYHVVGCGFEIQGHARPEPPADAVVVHQARDQLDGVLTSPYRCEPSPLPEQQRSLFQGGTLRAVQHDHDTTIRSESNNPDLAPLTAGQPVEIPANTTLQLLWDLEDYLCAYPRLTLDNGRGSTVEMTWAESLYDHQAGAFEPKGDRAAVAGKQWLGFGDLFRHPGGHKHYDIPWWRSGRWLRLAIQTAEQPLTLRDARPLTTGYPHQPRWAFDCDHTFPAVFPLCEKSLARCVHETFIDCPYYEQLQYTGDTRVQALAWLATTADPRPVRRALELLDRSRWLNGFVAERAPTCEPQTSATYSLVQPAILRDYAMWADDAESVRSLLPGSRAALEHALACIDDTGLPTQLPGWLFVDWVARPDWERGVPGCTSPTPGEEGSEPPLSAPVALHLPIALEAMARVEELLGEDALAERYRHHAHAVMSRIIDTFADPERRMIADDPQHTRWSEHAQALALDCACLPEPWRQHALNALVQPDDDMAPASVYFSHHVHEALLRHNRVDAFLQRLGFWNSLIEQGFLTAIESPEPSRSDCHGWGAHPIYHALSALAGIRPDAAGFATARITPRFGPLTHLQATLPHPRGEITVDLRRNRNTLAGTITTPVPGSLHWNGHTTQLTPGTARL; via the coding sequence ATGAACCCGACGGACCGACGACTGCCCCTCTCTCCCGCCCCGCGACCGGGCGACGCCGGCAGCCGGCACCGATACCCCATCGACACCGCCGCATGGGTCTGGGCACCCGGCTGGCAACCCGATCAACGCTCATTCGTCCGCTTTTCCCTCGATTTCCTCACCACCGACGACCAGCCCCTCCTGCTCGAAGTCACCGCCGACCAACGCTACGTCCTCACCCTCGACGGACTCGAAGCCGGACGCGGGCCCGACCGCGCCGAACTCAACGGCTGGAGCTTCCACCGCTACAAAATCCCCGCCCACGCCGGACAACACCGCCTCGAAGCCTGGTGCTGGTGGCTCCCCGCACGCGAAAAACCCCTCGCACAGGTCACGCACCGCCCCGGATTCGCCCTCGTCGGCCTCGACCACCTCCGCCAGACCCTCACCACCGGCATCGCTCCCTGGAAAGCCGCCGTCCAGAACGGCTGGCAGCCTCACCCCTCACCCGACAAATTCGGCTACCACGTCGTCGGATGCGGATTCGAGATCCAAGGCCACGCCCGGCCCGAACCGCCCGCCGACGCCGTCGTCGTCCACCAGGCCCGCGACCAGCTCGATGGCGTCCTCACCAGCCCCTACCGATGCGAGCCCTCACCCCTCCCCGAACAGCAACGATCCCTCTTCCAAGGCGGGACCCTCCGGGCCGTCCAGCACGACCACGACACCACCATCCGCTCCGAATCCAACAACCCGGACCTCGCCCCGCTCACCGCCGGACAACCCGTCGAAATCCCCGCCAACACCACCCTCCAACTCCTCTGGGATCTCGAAGACTACCTCTGCGCCTACCCCCGACTTACCCTCGACAACGGACGAGGCAGCACCGTCGAAATGACCTGGGCCGAGTCCCTCTACGACCACCAGGCCGGAGCCTTCGAGCCCAAAGGCGACCGCGCCGCCGTCGCCGGCAAACAATGGCTCGGCTTCGGCGACCTCTTCCGACACCCGGGCGGACACAAGCACTACGACATCCCGTGGTGGCGCAGCGGACGATGGCTCCGACTCGCCATCCAGACCGCCGAACAGCCCCTGACCCTCCGCGACGCACGACCCCTCACCACCGGATACCCCCACCAGCCTCGTTGGGCCTTCGACTGCGACCACACCTTCCCCGCCGTCTTCCCCCTCTGCGAAAAATCACTCGCACGCTGCGTCCACGAGACCTTCATCGACTGCCCCTACTACGAACAACTCCAGTACACAGGCGACACACGCGTCCAGGCACTCGCCTGGCTCGCCACCACCGCCGACCCCAGACCCGTCCGACGCGCCCTCGAACTCCTCGACCGATCACGATGGCTCAACGGCTTCGTCGCCGAACGCGCCCCGACCTGCGAACCCCAGACCAGCGCCACCTACAGCCTCGTCCAGCCCGCCATCCTCCGCGACTACGCCATGTGGGCCGACGACGCCGAAAGCGTCCGATCGCTCCTCCCCGGCAGCCGCGCCGCGCTCGAACACGCACTCGCCTGCATCGACGACACCGGACTCCCCACCCAACTCCCCGGCTGGCTCTTTGTCGACTGGGTCGCACGCCCCGACTGGGAGCGTGGCGTGCCCGGCTGCACCTCTCCCACACCCGGCGAAGAAGGCTCCGAACCTCCCCTCTCCGCGCCCGTCGCGCTCCACCTGCCCATCGCCCTCGAAGCTATGGCACGCGTCGAAGAACTCCTGGGCGAAGACGCCCTGGCCGAACGATACCGACACCACGCACACGCCGTCATGAGCCGCATCATCGACACCTTCGCCGACCCCGAACGCCGAATGATCGCCGACGACCCGCAACACACCCGCTGGAGCGAGCACGCACAGGCACTCGCCCTCGACTGCGCCTGCCTGCCCGAACCCTGGCGGCAACACGCCCTCAACGCCCTCGTCCAGCCCGACGACGACATGGCACCCGCCAGCGTCTACTTCTCCCACCACGTCCACGAAGCCCTGCTGCGACACAACCGCGTCGACGCCTTCCTCCAACGCCTCGGCTTCTGGAACAGCCTCATCGAGCAGGGCTTCCTCACCGCCATCGAGTCCCCCGAGCCCTCGCGCAGCGACTGCCACGGCTGGGGTGCCCACCCCATCTATCACGCCCTCAGCGCACTCGCAGGAATACGCCCCGACGCCGCAGGTTTCGCCACCGCACGCATCACACCACGCTTCGGCCCCCTCACACACCTCCAAGCCACCCTCCCGCACCCCCGAGGCGAAATCACCGTCGATCTCCGACGCAACCGCAACACACTCGCAGGCACCATCACAACCCCCGTCCCCGGTTCACTCCACTGGAACGGACACACCACACAACTCACGCCCGGAACCGCCCGCCTCTAG
- the zigA gene encoding zinc metallochaperone GTPase ZigA — translation MSTTNTQRLPVTVLSGFLGAGKTTLLNHVLNNRQGLRVAVIVNDMSEINIDATLVRDGGAKLSRTEEKMVEMTNGCICCTLREDLMVEVNRLAREGRFDYLLIEATGIAEPMPVAATFSFRDENDQSLSDFAAIDTMVTVVDAANFLRDFDSQQDLRDRDMGMTDEDERTIVDLLTDQIEFANVIVINKCDLVDTHDVERLEGILHHMNPDAKLIRTEQGRIDLSAVIGTGLYDEDKASLMPGWIKELNGEHIPETEEYGIASFVYRRRRPFHPQRLMNALQTGLKGVIRSKGYLWIATRPQYSGVWSQAGSSLQINPAGYWFAAVSRERWPQDPETQDWIKELWDEHVGDCRQEIVFIGVEMNREQIEASLDDALVTTEEMSAGPEHWRTFDDPLPSWEQPQPANA, via the coding sequence ATGTCAACCACCAACACCCAACGCCTGCCCGTTACTGTCCTCTCCGGATTCCTCGGTGCCGGCAAAACAACACTCCTCAACCACGTCCTCAACAACCGCCAGGGCCTGCGCGTCGCCGTCATCGTCAACGACATGTCCGAAATCAATATCGACGCCACACTCGTCCGCGACGGCGGCGCCAAACTCTCACGGACCGAAGAGAAGATGGTCGAGATGACCAACGGCTGCATCTGCTGCACCCTGCGCGAAGACCTCATGGTCGAAGTCAACCGGCTCGCCCGGGAAGGCCGCTTCGACTACCTGCTCATCGAAGCCACCGGCATCGCCGAACCCATGCCCGTCGCCGCCACCTTCTCCTTCCGCGACGAGAACGATCAGTCCTTAAGCGACTTCGCCGCCATCGACACCATGGTCACCGTCGTCGATGCCGCCAACTTCCTCCGCGACTTCGACAGCCAGCAGGACCTGCGCGACCGCGACATGGGCATGACCGATGAAGACGAACGCACCATCGTCGACCTGCTCACCGACCAGATCGAGTTCGCCAACGTCATCGTCATCAACAAATGCGACCTCGTCGATACCCACGACGTCGAACGACTCGAAGGCATCCTCCACCACATGAACCCCGACGCCAAACTCATCCGCACCGAGCAGGGACGCATCGACCTCTCCGCGGTCATCGGCACCGGGCTCTACGACGAAGACAAAGCCTCACTCATGCCCGGTTGGATCAAGGAACTCAACGGCGAACACATCCCCGAAACCGAGGAATACGGCATCGCCAGCTTCGTCTATCGACGACGACGACCCTTCCACCCCCAACGACTTATGAACGCCCTCCAGACCGGCCTCAAAGGCGTCATCCGCTCCAAGGGATACCTATGGATCGCAACACGACCGCAATACTCAGGCGTCTGGTCGCAGGCCGGATCCTCACTCCAGATCAACCCCGCCGGCTACTGGTTCGCTGCCGTCAGCAGAGAACGCTGGCCACAGGACCCCGAAACCCAGGACTGGATCAAAGAACTCTGGGACGAACACGTTGGCGACTGCCGACAGGAAATCGTCTTCATCGGCGTCGAGATGAACCGCGAGCAGATCGAGGCCAGCCTCGACGACGCCCTCGTCACCACCGAGGAAATGTCGGCCGGCCCCGAACACTGGCGGACGTTCGATGACCCGCTCCCCAGCTGGGAACAGCCCCAGCCGGCGAACGCATAA
- the greA gene encoding transcription elongation factor GreA, with product MEFITAADKEKIEARLQELKDRRVEITERIAEARAQGDLKENAEYHAARDEQGMEEAEIKRLEERLANSQVAEDVDVPEDMVFLGSVVKLRDLDDDDEDLYKLVGESSGSFDSDEIEVTVSSPMGEALLRSRVGETVRVDLPRGTKRFEILELL from the coding sequence ATGGAGTTCATCACCGCTGCAGACAAAGAGAAGATCGAGGCCCGCCTTCAGGAACTGAAGGACCGACGCGTCGAAATCACCGAACGCATTGCCGAGGCACGCGCCCAGGGCGACCTCAAGGAAAACGCCGAGTACCACGCCGCCCGCGACGAACAAGGCATGGAAGAGGCCGAGATCAAACGCCTCGAAGAACGACTCGCCAACAGCCAGGTCGCCGAAGACGTCGACGTCCCCGAAGACATGGTCTTCCTCGGATCAGTGGTCAAACTCCGCGATCTGGACGATGATGACGAAGACCTCTACAAACTCGTCGGCGAGTCCAGCGGCTCCTTCGACAGCGACGAGATCGAGGTCACCGTCAGCAGCCCCATGGGCGAAGCACTGCTCCGCTCACGAGTCGGCGAAACGGTACGCGTCGACCTCCCGAGAGGGACCAAACGCTTCGAGATCCTGGAGCTGCTCTAA